A genome region from Terriglobales bacterium includes the following:
- a CDS encoding cold shock domain-containing protein — MEQGTVKWFNDAKGFGFISRQNGEDVFVHHTAIQAQGFRSLQEGQAVQFDVKKGPKGWQAENVQVL; from the coding sequence ATGGAACAAGGAACAGTAAAGTGGTTCAACGACGCCAAAGGTTTCGGTTTTATCAGCCGCCAGAACGGTGAGGACGTATTCGTCCACCACACCGCCATTCAGGCACAGGGATTCCGCAGCCTCCAAGAAGGGCAAGCGGTTCAATTCGATGTCAAGAAAGGCCCCAAGGGCTGGCAGGCTGAGAACGTTCAGGTTCTGTAG
- a CDS encoding CopG family ribbon-helix-helix protein, producing MANTKSATLSIRLKPEMKERLAKLAKASGRSSNFLISDAVESYVTDQERLLAEVRQGDRQVNSGHYIRHEDMKAWLLSWGTDHELPPPKCVCGKAHDDEALCR from the coding sequence ATGGCGAACACAAAAAGCGCAACCCTCAGTATCCGTCTGAAGCCGGAAATGAAGGAACGGCTGGCGAAGCTTGCCAAAGCTTCCGGCCGAAGCTCGAATTTTCTGATTTCTGACGCCGTGGAATCCTATGTCACTGACCAGGAGCGGCTGCTGGCGGAGGTGCGCCAGGGCGACCGGCAGGTCAACTCCGGACATTACATCCGGCATGAGGACATGAAGGCATGGCTGCTCTCCTGGGGAACGGACCATGAACTGCCACCGCCGAAATGCGTCTGCGGAAAGGCGCATGACGACGAGGCGCTGTGCCGGTAG
- the lipA gene encoding lipoyl synthase: protein MATTLVQIEVGPRRPQPKPEWLKARAPMGENYHSLKKLARGLSLHTVCESAQCPNIGECWNHHTATFMLLGDICTRRCGFCAVPKGHPAPIDFDEPRRVAEAVETLGLKYAVVTSVNRDDDNLGGARVFAMTIQEIRRVSSDCKIEVLIPDFQGHDDCLETVLAARPDILNHNTETVPRLYRVARSGARYERTLRLLKRCKQISPSTVSKSGLMVGLGETTEELLQVFRDLAESQVDILTVGQYLRPSRDHLPIARIARPEEFRFLKDEALKMGFRHVESGPLVRSSYHAHEQAESTGIS from the coding sequence ATGGCAACCACGCTGGTTCAGATCGAGGTCGGGCCGCGACGGCCTCAGCCCAAGCCGGAGTGGCTTAAAGCGCGCGCGCCCATGGGCGAGAACTACCACTCGCTGAAGAAGCTGGCGCGTGGCTTGAGTCTGCACACGGTATGCGAGTCGGCGCAGTGCCCCAACATTGGCGAGTGCTGGAACCACCACACCGCCACCTTCATGCTGCTGGGCGATATCTGCACCCGGCGCTGCGGCTTTTGCGCTGTTCCCAAGGGACATCCCGCGCCGATCGATTTCGACGAACCCCGCCGCGTGGCCGAAGCCGTGGAGACCCTGGGTCTGAAGTACGCAGTCGTGACCAGCGTCAATCGCGACGACGACAACCTGGGCGGCGCCCGCGTTTTCGCCATGACCATCCAGGAAATCCGCAGGGTTTCGTCCGATTGCAAGATCGAGGTCCTCATTCCCGATTTCCAGGGTCATGACGACTGCCTTGAGACCGTACTTGCAGCGCGGCCCGACATCCTGAACCACAACACCGAGACGGTCCCGCGGCTTTATCGCGTCGCACGGTCGGGAGCGCGTTACGAGCGCACGCTGCGGCTGCTGAAGCGCTGCAAGCAAATCTCTCCTTCCACGGTGAGCAAGTCAGGCCTGATGGTCGGTTTGGGCGAGACCACGGAGGAATTGCTGCAGGTGTTCCGCGACCTCGCCGAAAGCCAGGTCGATATCCTCACGGTCGGGCAATACCTGCGGCCTTCACGCGATCACCTGCCGATCGCGCGCATCGCTCGTCCGGAGGAATTCCGCTTCCTCAAAGATGAAGCCCTGAAGATGGGCTTCCGTCATGTGGAGAGCGGGCCGCTGGTCCGGTCTTCCTATCATGCGCACGAGCAGGCGGAGTCGACGGGTATTTCCTAG
- a CDS encoding OB-fold nucleic acid binding domain-containing protein — protein MKDFYIRDAAQHENQVVTTSFVVAVKQVKPKKTGDPYLALTLADRTGHIDAKVWDNVAEIMGAFEQDDFVKVRGLINKYNGRFQLTVHKLKKLEESAIDYSDYLPKTSKDVEELWRTLCDFVAGFTNPHLKALVENFMSDPEIAAAYRNAPAAKTLHHAYIGGLLDHVVSLFKLCDLASRNYPQIDRDLLLTGVFLHDIGKVHELSYARSFAYTTRGQLLGHMIIELEMLQEKLPPGFPRETKTLLEHMIISHHGQYEFGSPKLPMFPEALMLHYLDDLDSKMESMRAHFEREAAVESPWTSYNPSLGRPLLDPGKFLRPKATQAKEADQEENAEPEVAVAAAAATESTPPGAPLEQQISALQNKFKPAGNNKREDK, from the coding sequence ATGAAGGACTTTTACATCCGCGATGCAGCGCAACACGAGAACCAGGTCGTTACCACCAGTTTCGTGGTCGCCGTTAAGCAAGTGAAGCCGAAGAAAACCGGCGATCCATACCTGGCGCTGACCCTGGCCGATCGCACCGGCCACATCGATGCCAAGGTGTGGGACAACGTGGCCGAGATCATGGGCGCGTTCGAGCAGGACGACTTCGTCAAGGTGCGCGGCCTGATCAACAAGTACAACGGGCGTTTTCAACTCACGGTGCACAAGCTCAAGAAGCTGGAGGAATCGGCTATTGATTATTCCGACTACCTGCCGAAGACCAGCAAGGACGTGGAGGAGTTGTGGCGCACGCTGTGCGATTTTGTCGCCGGCTTCACCAACCCGCACCTGAAGGCGCTGGTGGAAAATTTCATGAGCGACCCGGAAATCGCCGCCGCCTATCGCAACGCGCCGGCGGCGAAGACGCTGCATCACGCCTACATCGGCGGGCTGCTCGATCACGTGGTATCGCTATTCAAGTTGTGCGACCTGGCATCGCGCAACTACCCGCAAATCGATCGCGACCTGCTGCTGACGGGCGTGTTCCTGCACGATATCGGCAAAGTGCACGAGTTGTCGTACGCGCGCTCCTTCGCCTACACCACCCGCGGCCAGTTGCTCGGGCACATGATCATCGAACTGGAGATGCTGCAGGAGAAGCTGCCCCCGGGCTTTCCTCGCGAGACCAAGACCCTGCTCGAACACATGATCATCAGCCATCACGGACAGTACGAGTTCGGCTCGCCCAAGCTGCCCATGTTTCCCGAGGCGCTGATGCTGCATTACCTGGACGACCTGGATTCGAAGATGGAGAGCATGCGGGCGCATTTCGAAAGGGAGGCCGCGGTGGAGAGTCCGTGGACGAGCTACAACCCGTCGCTGGGCCGTCCGCTGCTCGATCCCGGCAAGTTTCTGCGTCCCAAGGCGACGCAGGCGAAGGAAGCAGACCAGGAAGAGAACGCCGAGCCCGAGGTTGCGGTCGCGGCGGCAGCGGCGACCGAAAGTACGCCGCCGGGCGCGCCATTGGAGCAGCAAATCTCGGCGCTGCAAAACAAGTTCAAGCCCGCCGGCAACAATAAGAGAGAAGACAAGTGA
- a CDS encoding BlaI/MecI/CopY family transcriptional regulator → MRAGVPASLEIDCLKVLWTRPEASVAEVRAGMPRPLAYTTVMTVLDRMCAKGLVKRRKRGRAWSYTAGLDLETARAQAVSRLVANLFDADSRALVRYLLGESGGRRRVPASISSRIDDELL, encoded by the coding sequence GTGAGGGCAGGCGTACCGGCGTCCCTGGAGATTGACTGTCTGAAGGTGTTGTGGACGCGGCCGGAGGCGAGTGTTGCCGAAGTGCGCGCCGGAATGCCTCGCCCGCTGGCTTACACGACGGTGATGACAGTGCTGGACCGCATGTGCGCCAAAGGCCTGGTGAAGCGCCGCAAGCGCGGCCGGGCATGGTCGTACACCGCCGGGCTCGATCTGGAAACCGCGCGGGCGCAGGCGGTCAGCAGACTGGTTGCGAACCTGTTCGATGCCGACAGCCGCGCCCTGGTGCGGTACCTGCTCGGCGAGAGCGGCGGACGTCGCCGCGTCCCGGCGAGCATTTCCTCCCGGATTGACGACGAGCTGTTGTGA
- a CDS encoding molybdopterin cofactor-binding domain-containing protein translates to MSVSRRDFLKASGALVVTFGAVSVAPPFALAQGPFGAHPSHIDPARLDSWLAVGGDGTVTAYTGKCDMGQGMFTAQTQLVAEELCVPLSRVRLVQCDTSVCPDEGTTSGSQSTPTNFNDSNLAQAAATAREALVSMAAQRFEEKADQLTVADGVVSSKSGRRVTYQELIGSHRFNMTLSKAAKRRPPAEWKVLGKPVPALDRAALMTGQFEFVHNVRVPGMLHGRVVRPPSVGATVAGLDEGSVGRLPGVVKIVVRNNFVGVVAEKQAQAIAAARHLKVTWKPGAGLPPQKTFCDSLRNQPSRDVLVVDSKDVEQRLAAAGTVVRARYVYPYQMHGSLGPSCAVAEVKPGAATVWSATQSVYPTRSIVAELIGLPLDSVRVIYVRGSGCYGLNGADVASFDAAILSQAVGKPVRVQLSREDEMAWENFGSAAVVEQRAALDGGTIVAWECENWMTSKGGRPGYDRPGNVITGELLGYPAEAVTPRTASEPTGQLRNRSNAAPSYVAGCIGGACGGAGTIRSERVLSHTVASPFFTGPLRSPSRIQNTFAHECFMDELSARAHADPVAFRVQHLRDERLIAVLKSAAEAAQWEKRPSPNAAKNGIASGRGVACVVYEGNNGYVALIADVAVDLASGEVQPRRFVAAMDCGPISNPDGVRNQSEGGILQGMSRALVEEVKWDDVRVTSTDWESYPSLYLGMEVPSIEIVLLNRTGVPATGAGENAITVVSAAIGNAIFDATGVRLREVPFTPERVRAALSSAGRGVAA, encoded by the coding sequence ATGAGCGTCTCGCGGCGTGACTTCCTGAAAGCGTCGGGCGCGCTGGTGGTGACCTTCGGTGCGGTGTCGGTGGCGCCGCCGTTTGCCCTTGCACAAGGCCCGTTCGGCGCTCATCCCTCCCACATTGATCCTGCAAGGCTGGACTCCTGGCTGGCGGTCGGCGGCGACGGAACGGTAACGGCATATACGGGCAAGTGCGATATGGGCCAGGGAATGTTCACGGCGCAGACGCAACTCGTCGCCGAAGAATTGTGTGTGCCGCTAAGCCGCGTGCGGCTGGTCCAGTGCGACACCTCCGTCTGCCCGGATGAGGGAACAACGTCGGGGAGCCAGTCCACGCCGACGAATTTCAACGACTCCAACCTGGCCCAGGCGGCGGCCACAGCGCGAGAAGCACTCGTCAGCATGGCGGCACAGCGCTTCGAGGAGAAAGCCGATCAACTCACGGTTGCGGATGGCGTGGTCAGCAGCAAGTCAGGACGGCGCGTGACGTATCAGGAACTCATCGGAAGCCACCGATTTAACATGACGTTGAGCAAGGCGGCGAAGCGACGACCACCGGCGGAATGGAAGGTATTGGGTAAGCCGGTCCCAGCGCTGGACAGGGCCGCGCTCATGACCGGGCAATTCGAGTTTGTGCACAACGTGCGCGTGCCCGGAATGCTGCACGGCCGGGTGGTGCGTCCGCCCTCGGTGGGCGCCACGGTAGCCGGCCTGGATGAGGGTTCAGTAGGCCGGCTTCCCGGGGTAGTAAAGATCGTCGTGCGCAATAACTTCGTGGGAGTTGTTGCGGAAAAGCAGGCGCAAGCAATCGCAGCAGCGCGCCATTTGAAGGTGACTTGGAAGCCCGGCGCCGGGCTGCCGCCGCAGAAAACGTTTTGCGACAGTTTGCGCAACCAGCCCTCTCGCGACGTTCTGGTGGTTGACTCCAAGGATGTCGAGCAGCGACTGGCAGCGGCGGGCACCGTGGTGCGGGCCAGGTATGTCTATCCCTACCAGATGCACGGCTCGCTGGGTCCTTCCTGCGCTGTGGCCGAGGTTAAGCCCGGCGCTGCGACAGTATGGTCGGCAACCCAGTCGGTGTATCCGACGCGGAGCATTGTCGCCGAGCTTATTGGCTTACCGCTGGACAGTGTGCGGGTCATCTACGTGCGCGGGTCCGGGTGCTATGGACTGAACGGCGCCGATGTCGCCTCATTCGATGCGGCAATTTTGTCACAGGCCGTCGGCAAGCCGGTCCGCGTCCAACTCTCGCGTGAAGATGAAATGGCGTGGGAAAACTTCGGTTCTGCGGCGGTCGTGGAGCAGCGTGCCGCCCTCGACGGCGGAACCATTGTTGCCTGGGAGTGCGAGAACTGGATGACCTCGAAAGGCGGCCGACCCGGATATGACCGCCCGGGAAATGTGATTACGGGAGAACTCCTCGGCTACCCCGCGGAGGCCGTCACTCCGCGTACCGCTTCGGAACCAACCGGTCAACTGCGCAACCGCAGTAACGCCGCGCCGTCCTATGTGGCGGGCTGCATCGGCGGCGCCTGTGGCGGGGCCGGCACCATTCGTAGCGAGCGCGTTCTCTCGCATACCGTCGCATCGCCATTCTTCACCGGCCCGTTGCGCTCTCCGTCCCGCATCCAGAACACGTTTGCGCACGAGTGTTTCATGGACGAACTCAGCGCGCGCGCCCATGCTGACCCGGTGGCATTCCGGGTGCAGCATCTCCGAGACGAACGCCTTATCGCGGTCCTCAAGTCCGCCGCCGAGGCGGCCCAATGGGAGAAGCGTCCTTCGCCGAATGCGGCGAAAAACGGCATCGCCAGCGGACGGGGAGTCGCGTGCGTCGTCTATGAAGGCAACAACGGCTACGTCGCGCTGATCGCGGATGTAGCAGTTGACCTGGCAAGCGGAGAAGTTCAGCCGCGCCGATTTGTCGCGGCGATGGATTGCGGCCCGATTTCCAACCCGGATGGAGTCCGCAACCAAAGCGAGGGGGGCATTCTCCAGGGCATGAGCCGCGCGCTCGTAGAAGAGGTCAAGTGGGACGACGTGCGGGTTACCTCGACGGATTGGGAGAGCTACCCCAGTTTGTATCTCGGCATGGAGGTCCCTTCGATCGAGATCGTCCTGCTGAACCGCACAGGTGTGCCGGCTACCGGAGCGGGAGAAAATGCCATCACCGTCGTTTCCGCCGCGATCGGGAACGCAATCTTCGACGCGACCGGCGTCCGCCTGCGGGAAGTACCATTTACGCCTGAACGCGTCCGGGCGGCGCTGTCCAGCGCCGGTCGAGGAGTCGCAGCGTGA
- a CDS encoding (2Fe-2S)-binding protein — translation MSKITLKVNGSVHEVDVDPSTPLLFVLADELGLRGPKFGCGMAQCGSCSVIVRRQVVRSCVMPVSAVGHDEVTTLEGLGTPEKPHPIQQAFIDEGAAQCGFCLSGVILTAKAVLDEKPNASDEEMRAALGGVMCRCFAHFRMMRAIRKYADTRRA, via the coding sequence ATGAGCAAGATCACTCTCAAAGTGAATGGCAGCGTCCACGAGGTAGACGTAGATCCCTCCACACCATTGTTGTTCGTTTTGGCCGACGAGCTTGGGTTGCGCGGGCCCAAGTTCGGGTGCGGCATGGCGCAATGCGGCTCGTGCAGCGTCATCGTGCGCCGCCAGGTGGTGCGTTCTTGCGTGATGCCGGTGAGCGCGGTGGGCCACGACGAGGTGACGACCCTGGAAGGCCTGGGCACGCCGGAGAAACCTCACCCCATCCAACAAGCATTCATCGATGAAGGAGCGGCGCAGTGCGGCTTTTGCCTGAGCGGCGTGATTCTCACCGCAAAAGCTGTCCTGGACGAGAAACCCAATGCCAGTGACGAAGAAATGCGCGCCGCGCTCGGCGGCGTGATGTGCCGCTGCTTCGCTCACTTCCGCATGATGCGGGCGATTCGCAAGTATGCCGACACGAGGAGAGCATGA
- a CDS encoding sodium:solute symporter family protein — translation MTFTFLDWAAILAYLGITLVLGLYFRSRSGKSVDDYFVSGRNVNWWLAGTSMVATTFAADTPLVVTGLVYRQGISGNWLWWSFLFSGMMTVFLFARLWRRSGLLTDVQFAEMRYSGKPAAFLRGFRALYLGLLMNCIILGWVTKAMTSIVSVTLGGTPMLNSVSRALSPLGSLWSGPDGAALAVCVLFLIPFTGLYVALGGLWGVLWTDLFQFVLKMTIVIAVAVYAVRAIGGMDVMLARLQAMQSSTPNSGSPIALFPDFSRGLTAEVLWMYPVITFLVNIALQWWAFWYPGAEPGGGGYIAQRIFSAKDERHGLLSVLWFNVAHYAVRPWPWIITGLAVIVLYPGLAEPEKGYMMVLNQHLPHAFRGIAIAGFLAAFMSTVATQLNWGASYLVADFYRRFLRKSASERHYVIASRLATVLLVIASAWISVQLTSIGGGWQVVLEIGAGTGLVYLLRWYWWRINAWSEISAMATSLLVSLLLNWKGLWRSLTGSDTLFAGSGPVVFAKTALTTTIITTVAWITVTLLTSPEPEPVLVSFYRKTRPDVRGWQPIARLTPEVHPNRDLGRNLIAWLLGCAMVYLALFGLGKLILNQPGLGVVLLIGSVICAVLLYLEQSRRGWGAEQEAGSAKSQPAAKVYQN, via the coding sequence ATGACTTTCACTTTTCTCGACTGGGCCGCCATCCTCGCCTACCTCGGCATCACCCTTGTCCTTGGCCTCTACTTTCGCAGCCGCTCCGGCAAGAGCGTCGACGACTACTTCGTCTCCGGCCGCAACGTGAACTGGTGGCTTGCCGGCACCTCGATGGTCGCCACAACCTTTGCCGCCGACACGCCCCTGGTGGTTACCGGGTTGGTGTACCGGCAGGGCATCAGCGGCAACTGGCTGTGGTGGAGCTTTCTTTTCTCCGGGATGATGACCGTCTTCCTCTTCGCCCGCCTGTGGCGCCGCTCCGGCCTGCTCACCGACGTGCAATTCGCCGAGATGCGGTACAGCGGCAAGCCCGCCGCCTTCCTGCGCGGCTTTCGCGCCCTCTACCTTGGCCTGCTGATGAACTGCATCATTCTCGGCTGGGTCACCAAGGCCATGACCTCCATTGTCAGCGTCACCCTCGGCGGCACGCCCATGCTCAACTCGGTCAGCCGCGCGCTCTCCCCGCTCGGGTCGTTGTGGTCGGGACCCGATGGCGCCGCGCTCGCCGTCTGCGTGCTCTTCTTAATTCCTTTCACCGGCCTCTATGTAGCGCTGGGCGGCCTCTGGGGTGTGCTCTGGACTGACCTGTTTCAATTCGTATTAAAGATGACCATCGTCATCGCCGTCGCCGTCTATGCCGTGCGCGCCATCGGCGGCATGGACGTCATGCTCGCCCGACTGCAGGCGATGCAGTCCTCCACGCCGAACTCCGGCAGCCCCATCGCTCTCTTTCCTGATTTCTCCCGCGGACTGACCGCGGAAGTTCTGTGGATGTACCCGGTCATCACCTTCCTGGTGAACATTGCGCTGCAGTGGTGGGCGTTCTGGTACCCGGGCGCGGAGCCCGGCGGCGGCGGCTACATCGCGCAGCGCATCTTCAGCGCCAAGGACGAGCGTCACGGCCTGTTGTCCGTTCTCTGGTTCAACGTCGCGCATTATGCCGTGCGCCCGTGGCCCTGGATCATCACCGGGCTCGCAGTCATCGTTTTGTATCCCGGCCTCGCCGAGCCGGAAAAGGGATACATGATGGTGCTCAACCAGCACCTGCCACACGCCTTCCGTGGCATTGCCATCGCCGGATTTCTGGCCGCCTTCATGTCCACTGTCGCCACCCAGCTGAATTGGGGCGCGTCCTACCTGGTCGCGGATTTCTACCGGCGCTTCCTCCGCAAGAGCGCATCCGAGCGCCACTATGTCATCGCGTCGCGCCTTGCCACCGTGTTGCTGGTCATTGCCTCGGCGTGGATTTCGGTACAGCTGACATCCATCGGAGGCGGCTGGCAGGTTGTGCTTGAGATCGGCGCCGGCACCGGCCTGGTCTACCTGCTGCGCTGGTACTGGTGGCGTATTAATGCTTGGAGCGAGATTTCCGCCATGGCGACCTCGCTGCTCGTCAGCCTGCTTTTGAACTGGAAAGGACTGTGGCGGTCACTCACCGGCAGCGACACCCTGTTTGCCGGCAGCGGCCCGGTCGTATTCGCCAAGACCGCCCTCACCACCACCATCATCACTACCGTGGCATGGATTACGGTCACGCTGCTGACCAGTCCGGAACCCGAGCCCGTGCTGGTTTCCTTCTATCGCAAGACCCGGCCCGATGTTCGCGGCTGGCAACCGATCGCGCGCCTCACCCCCGAGGTCCACCCGAATCGCGACCTGGGTCGTAACCTGATCGCCTGGCTACTGGGCTGCGCCATGGTTTACCTGGCACTGTTTGGCTTGGGAAAACTGATCCTCAATCAGCCGGGGCTCGGCGTCGTGCTGCTCATCGGTTCCGTAATCTGCGCTGTTCTTCTGTATCTCGAGCAATCCCGCCGCGGATGGGGAGCGGAGCAGGAAGCCGGGTCGGCAAAGTCGCAACCGGCAGCAAAGGTCTACCAAAATTAG
- a CDS encoding M28 family peptidase produces the protein MRGAFFLLILALSPGASAQSIEFKPVPREVIEARLQQYGGKDEQREDSIKHLFADAGCEGRISEQAVKGSKLPNVICILPGNGDKTIIVGAHFDHVSAGDGVVDNWSGASLLPSLYEAVKLRPRKHTYIFIAFTDEEKGEVGSHFYAHHMTRQEVAGTDAMVNMDTLGLGPTAIWASHSDRKLYGAIVFLAGRMNLPVMGVNVEAVGSTDSEQFAARKIPRITIHSLTQETWNARILHTSKDKLSAIHLDDYYQTYRLICAYLAFLDDVLGVPAAQTQ, from the coding sequence ATGCGCGGTGCTTTTTTTCTTCTCATTCTGGCGCTCTCGCCTGGCGCGTCCGCCCAGAGCATCGAATTCAAGCCGGTTCCACGCGAGGTGATCGAGGCCAGGCTGCAACAATATGGCGGCAAAGACGAACAACGCGAAGACTCGATCAAACACCTGTTTGCTGATGCCGGGTGCGAGGGACGCATCTCCGAGCAAGCGGTGAAAGGCTCGAAGCTGCCGAATGTGATCTGCATCCTCCCGGGCAATGGCGACAAGACCATCATCGTGGGCGCGCATTTCGACCACGTGTCTGCCGGCGACGGGGTGGTGGACAATTGGAGCGGTGCGTCCCTGCTGCCGTCGCTCTATGAAGCCGTAAAGCTCCGGCCCCGGAAACACACTTACATTTTCATCGCGTTTACGGATGAGGAAAAAGGCGAAGTGGGTTCTCACTTCTACGCGCACCACATGACCAGGCAAGAGGTTGCCGGCACCGATGCCATGGTGAATATGGACACGCTTGGCCTCGGTCCAACCGCCATCTGGGCGAGTCATTCGGACCGGAAGTTGTATGGCGCGATCGTCTTCCTTGCCGGCCGGATGAATCTGCCCGTCATGGGGGTGAATGTCGAAGCGGTGGGCAGCACCGACTCCGAGCAGTTTGCCGCGCGCAAGATTCCGCGCATTACCATCCATTCCCTGACCCAGGAAACGTGGAATGCGCGCATACTGCACACGTCAAAAGACAAGCTTTCTGCTATTCACTTGGACGATTACTACCAGACGTACCGCCTGATCTGCGCTTATCTCGCCTTTCTCGATGACGTCCTTGGTGTGCCTGCTGCCCAAACACAGTAG
- a CDS encoding response regulator, with protein MRQREILCIDDDEQSLLVRKLLLQTRGFRVTTATSAKAGLLYFRTHQVDAVVLDYEMPEMNGGQVAQKMKSLRAGVPVLILSALPWLPPEAPKDCIDVFVTKGGPTAELVQHIEQMIDAAPVTRGRSMGLVGAVSGVVVAKVRGLLAKPKSAASPKPLMPAGIQ; from the coding sequence ATGCGGCAACGAGAGATCCTTTGTATCGATGATGACGAGCAAAGCCTGCTGGTGCGCAAGCTACTACTGCAGACGCGTGGTTTCCGCGTGACTACAGCCACCAGCGCCAAGGCGGGCTTGTTGTATTTCCGCACTCACCAGGTGGATGCGGTCGTGCTCGATTACGAAATGCCGGAGATGAACGGCGGGCAGGTGGCGCAAAAGATGAAAAGCTTGCGCGCCGGAGTTCCGGTGCTGATCCTGTCGGCCCTGCCGTGGCTGCCGCCAGAGGCGCCGAAAGATTGCATTGACGTATTTGTCACCAAGGGCGGACCAACCGCCGAACTAGTGCAACACATCGAGCAGATGATTGACGCAGCTCCGGTGACGCGAGGCCGCAGCATGGGGCTGGTTGGCGCAGTGTCGGGCGTGGTGGTGGCGAAAGTTCGCGGCCTGCTGGCCAAGCCGAAGTCGGCGGCCTCTCCCAAGCCACTCATGCCGGCCGGAATTCAGTAG